attactgttcataaaattattgttcatgtatttactGTTCGCGACGACGAGTGGCGCTCACGCGACACCCACAGTagccgcgcgtggggctcacgcaCCGCCCAAACCGGCGCGCGTGACCTTAAACCCAGCCCCTAAAACCCCGTAATTTTTCCTTCTACACCTTTCTAAGTTGTTAGCCTAGCCCCTAGCACCCTCACCTCCTCCCACACGCCGCCACAGACGGCGACACgcacaccaccaccacctccgtcCAAACCTCACAAAATCAACAAACATTCAACATCAAAGATGAAGAGCATGAGGAGGAAATCACAACCATACCTTCAATTCGTCCCATGCCGGTCGGAAACCGCTGAAATTGCCGCCGCAAGATTTCGGATTGGGATTTGAAGATCGAAGTAGCTGCAGCTTGATTCAAGCCTCACCGCCGGTGGAATCGtgttgaggaggaggagagaggaATCACAGTCGTGACCCTGAGCTCCAGCGTCGCTGGTGACGCCGCGTTTGCGATGCAGAGACTGTCCTCTCTCGGTGGCGCCGTGTCACGGCGCGGGGTGGTTCGCCGTTGCACTGGATTAGAGCGCCTTGGCCGTGCGATTCTAatgacaccggcggtgtcgtgCACGGTGGCTTGAGAATGGAGATCACCAGCATAGAAGAATCAGAGAGAAATGAGGGTCAGggaggggagagagaaagtTGCGCAGGGGAGGGGTTTCCGTTTTGGGAAAATTAGGTTTtcccaaaattttcttttatagccttctaaaatcggaaaccaactttcgtcgataataacttttacatacgacatccgattaaggtgCGTGGTGtgtccacaaactcgtatcgacgagctctacaacttccgtgaatgaagttttcagagacgagcgacgaaataaaagtcgactctcgaGTCactgaaaacgtaacgtttttcaattaaaatttcCGAGAAGAACGAAAAATGCGATTTTATTCAAATTCTAAGTTTAATAATCTACAAGAATTTATACGAATGAAACccgaaaattcggggtattacatgcATAGTGTATGCAAATTTATTGGTGGTTTTAGAGTTGAAAATTATGAACTGGAGTATGAGAGTGGTTATGGAAATCTTGTTGGGGGAGATGTTGGATATGTATCTACATTGTTGGTTTCGGAGACTTGGTGTGAAGATGGGAAGATGCAGATGTTGCTGAGGTTCCTCAACTCGAGCGTTAGTGAAGGGTATAGTTTTCCCCTTTGAACCTAGAACAACTTTGATCGCTGAAGGGGATCGGAATGGATTGAGAAAGAGAATCGTGTGTTAGTTGTTGCGTGCCGGATTTTGAACTCATTAACTAATGCTGTTGTGGGAGATTGTTCGACAAGACTCAACTTTACTTTTCCTGCAAGGTTGTCTCTAAGAAATGGAGCTAGAATTGTTGGGCATATTTGGAGCAATAGAATAGTGGGTAATATTGGATTTCACACACTATCCGAACAGTCAACGGTGTTAAGTTTTTGATAAACTCATGAAGATGAAAGTtacaaacaaagaagaagcaaagagAACGAAGAACCGGTATTGATAATATTGATATTTTTACAAAACGATTTGCAGTTGCATTGATTCTAGTGAGTATCTCTACTTATACTAAGTTGGACTAATATGAATTGGGACGTTTTATCTTAACatccaccccccccccccccccccccccctcctcAAACTAGTGTTGGGATCCCCAAGCACTAGGTTGCAGCAAGAGAATAATGCGTTTCTAGAACAGTACATTAACCAGGAGGAATGAGAGGATATGATCGCCACAAACTGGTAGAAGCACACGCTTGCCTGCAATTCATTAGATGTCTGCTCTGGTAGTGATTCAAACCCGGCATTCCATCATTGCCGCGAACAGTTCGGAGTGCATCCCATCTTACATCATTCCTTTTCTGGGGCTTACACTGGTTATTGCTCAATACACTGGAGCAAtcaacattatcatctattccAATGCTGCCACTACAGATATTGGTGTTTCTGCTTGCAGTAATCCCACAAAGATTAGTGGCCACACTTTCAGGTTCAATATAGTTCTCAATCATGGTTGAAGAAACTCTGTTTCTCCTCACAATTGAGAGTGGGGACAGAAGAATATATACTGTGCTGAGGGCTTGGACAAAGGGCAGTAGCAACTAAGTGAACATCTTTTACCTCATTAACTTTGACTTGACTGCACTCAACCTTATCCATGAAGTTGTCCTCAACAGACAAATGACAATGAAGTGgcaaaatatttttttccttaGAGCAGCAGGCTGGATGCAATTTTAAATCATCAGAGATTGACTATTTTCCTCCCTCCCTTGGTTTGATAATTAGAACATGAGAAAGAGATGTCTGCGCAGTTTATCACACTGCCATTGGAGTAGCTTGTATCTGTAGGTGGAGAGAAACCAACTGATGGAGCAGGGTAATTGAACTGTGATAAATTAGAAATATGTGCATCCTTGCACCCATCATAAAATCCAGAACTTGAACCATTTGAGAAAACACAACCTACTAGCAATGTGTTTAAAGGAGATACAGACCCACAATCGGTGGTTGCAGATGTGGGAGTAGCATTGAAAAGACTTGTATGATTCATCTTAGTATCATCATTCATGTTAGAGAACACACCAGATGGCATACAACATCCATTTACAGAAAAGGGTTATATATGCTCTGATGTTGAGCAGCAATATGCATAGGCATGTAATATGACACAGTATTCTCATTCATATAGCCGTAACACAAACCTTGATTTCGAGTGATGTTAGGCCCACTAAAATGAACGTTTGGAAGAGCAGAATTTAACTGAACCACATCGAGGTATCATTGAAGTCAAAGATGATAATGTCATTGAACGCTGTAACTCGATCTCCATTTCAGCAGATAATAACAAAGATCTGACCTCTTCCATATGAATATTTATATTCTTATCGCCTCTGATAATTTGTCTAGTGGGACCATATTCAACAGGGAGtccaaaagaataaaaatactATACAAGAGGAGATattttgatgagattgatCATCAGTACGAGGACTCATAAATGTTTGTAGGAAGCAGCGTCTTGTAGTACATATGAACGATTTGATCACCAAATGTTCAATAAATTTGTTTCAAATTTTGCAAACCTTACATTACTGGACAACAATATGTTTTTCTGGACATGACTGGGCAACAATATTTTTATGCTGCGGTGGCCGATTTCATTTTTAATCTACGACATCACAAATTCAACCTGTTTGATGAGGTAATTGGATGTGCGTTAAAAGTTACAAGAAGATGTACTGCTCAATCTAATGTGTCATTTTCAGGCACTGATTGATGGAGATCGGCACAGTGCTGCTTAAACTCTTCCACGTCATGCTCGTACACAAAACGGTAACGAGCCTCACAACAGTCAGCACTTATCCCAGCATATGCAGAGAGGTCAGCAAAGAGGGCAGACTCACCATTTAACTGATGCAGAAACCAGCTTCGTGGTATGTAGGACAGCCAAAGGAATTTTCTAGATCGATGATGATGTGCGGCCAACGAATGCCACTTTAATTCTTCAGGAGTCATTAGAATTCGATACTCATTATTAGATGTCAAATCATTGATAATGGTGCGCAAACGACAGCCAAAGAGGTAAGAGGCAGAATTCTGAGCTGgagaaaaattataaaatgatGCACAGAGAGCCAATCCTATCCAACTTTTGTCACTGCGTAGAGATGGTGCAGGTAGCTGGAGTTTCAGCTCCCACTCCCGCATCCACTCAAAGTACGAGCCCTGTCTCCGGGTCAGCGGAGTGTAACACCCAAACCAGCTCGGGATACTCAGACAAGTACGGGGAATTGCATTATATATAGAGTCCCGATCAAATTcctataataataaaaataaatgagagagagagagagagagagaaagaggtaCATCACCTTGATCTGTCCTTCAAGCATTGGAAAATTGCCACCTTTCCATTTACGTCCAATTTGCAACGTTTCTGGTACAGCAATATCCCGAATGCGAGGTAAATCATCAAAAAAAGAGGTACAGCATCCAGTTATTACTTTCCTGAAGCTCTCCTCCTCTTGTCGGTGCAAAAGATGGATACCACACGAACCCGCTTTCAAGATCGGGCAATTACTATACATTCTGGCCACCACATCACTAATCGCATTGAACTCCAACAGAAAAACACGGGGTATGTAGGTTACCCACACGAATCCACCACGATACAAATGCTCCAATAATTTTACTTTAGTGATGGAACACATTGGAATAGGGTTCAAGCAATAATCCTTCGATCTCAAGTGACACAGAAGTTTCACCACGGAGGGAAGTGGCACCCTGTCATTAACTGTGAATTTAGCACATATAACAAGTCCTCTCCAATTGTTATCATCACATAACTTCGGAGGTAAACTCATTTCTACCCTGGAACCATTAGAATAACGTCCACTGATGAAAAACAGTGGAAGTTCATGAGAGAGACAAATATTGTATGTGGAAGAAGGATTGAAATGCTTCAAAGCAGGAAGTGCATATCGTCTGTTACTGATACTGGCTGTCTTGGAATGCTGAAGCAACAACTCCAGACATCTTCTCCACTCTAGTGAAGTATAGGTTCCATACACTAGAGTCTCAACCATTACACATAAATGATTCAACAACGACGTTGTATCTTCTTCGGCAGCATACTCCTGGTTATCCCTGTTTTCAAAAAGACAGCCTCTGGAGTGGAATAATATGTTGAACTCAATAGAACCTTGATTTTGCTGGAAATAGCCTTTGTAATTCTGTAGCCGCTTTACTGATGAAGTAGAAGCTTGTTCTGGTAGTACTTGTATTGATCCCTCCACTCTATTGTCAGAACTTTTGGCAATTCCCTTCTTGTTCtctgttgttttttttatttcacacCGATCGACAACTTGAGCTTCATTAATAGGATCTTCAACGACACGTATATGAGCCCCGGAACAAGGTTGAGCGACGACATGCTTTTCCCCTAATGTGCCTGCAGCAGCAGCCAATGAATGAATCAAGTCTGGCAAATCTCGCTCAAAGAGTAAACGGCTCCCACATACTTGAACCTCCATTTCCTGGTCAATAGATCTAAACAATGCACTAATACCCCGACATTGATTCAACCTTTGTTGAAAACATACACGTGGTAGATGTATTACAACAAGTTGATCTGATGTCCCAAGAAAACTGTCTAACTTGAGGGATCCTTTCAATACTATACTTGCATGATCATGACCACACAAATCAACATGAAACGGGTACTTTTAGCACCATCATTTGAAGCAGAAGCATGCCGAGTTAACATCACATATAGTTCCAGTCCCACCCATGTCTGATCATCAAGCAAGTTTCCAGTAAGTTGACAAATCGTTACATCCCCTGCATGGCCAGGAAATGAAATTACTGGAGCAGGAAAACCAAGATAGAAACAATTCTCACGTGCATTGCCTCCCTGTATAGATAGCattataatagtaaattaTTTGGTCATCTATTCACAGAGGCTAGTGAAATAAAGCATTTTAAATTAGTTATAGGAAAGGAAATGAGACCTCATAGAGTATCAACAACTCTTCTCTGGGTTGGATGTTAAGGTTGTGTCTGCTCGAGCTAACTTCATTGAACGTTGAAGGAGAGCCTAGTTCCATCAATTCACCAGTCATTGTCTCATTCAATATGTACTTGCAATGATGATCAAAATTGGAATCGAGGTGTTGCATGGCAATCTGATTTCCAATTCCTTCTAAAAACTCTGCAGCGCCTTCCTCTGATATGAGAAGTATCCCACAACCTCTCACTTTTAAATTCGGTCTCTTTGTTGAAAATGTAGCTTGAAGTTGTGTGCTTAGCTTATCAAAAATCCCACCACATTTCCCCTCTCGTGGTTCATAGTGACAAAGTGCATATGATCCGGCCTTGAACCCTATGAAGTTTTGGAAAACTAGGCAATTATAATTTTCATGACCAATATCAGTGTCAAATTCACAGATAATTTCCACCAGTTCCCATGTCTTATTGAAATCGCCTTTCTCAAGGACTtcaaaaacaacaaacaaagcAAATCCCATATACAAACTGTTACTGTCAGATAGCGGGATTGTTACCGAAGGGCCACTCATCCAATGACTCCATAGTTTTGGAATTCTCGCACTGTACGGAAAACGAATTTCAAATGGCTTTCTGGCATAAACTCGACTCTGTAAAGAAAGCGAGTTAAGAAACTCGATCAGTAagatatgtgtgtgtgtgtgtgtgtgtgtgtgtgtgtgtgaggagagagagcgagagacTGACCGCAGTGTATATAGGAAAAAGTAGTTCAATAGTCTTTGGGAACTGGAATTGGAACGTGGCTTGACTGATCATGATCCTGCTCAGATTTTTCGCAATGGATAAACCAGAACCCTTTTCCATAAGGGCGTACTGTTAAAATATCTGCATTATACTTCAACAGAGGACATTCTTGTGCGTGAACATGTTTTAGACTGAGGGGAAGATCATTTGGCAAGGACTGTAGATTACTACATCCAAACAAATGAAGTTCTTCGAGCCTAGAAAGGTTAGAAATGCTCTCAGGTAAACTCGCAAATTTGTTTTCACTCAAATTTAAAACCTGCAAATAGGTTAAGTGCCCAATTTCATGTGGTATGCTCAGTAGACTGTTTCCACCCAAATCCAATCGGTGCAAAGAGGATAAGCGACGAATGCCATCAGGAAAAGTCACCAAATTGTTCTCACCGAAATCCAAAATCTCCAGAGAGGATAAGTCACACAGGAGATCAAGGGCGTCCTTTGCTAGACCACACCTCCGTAGATTTAATGATGTCAAAGAGTTTAAATTTGAGAACCAAACGGGCAGCTGCAGACCTTTACATCCACAGAAAGATAACACTTGAACCTGTTCCAGGAACAAATACGACTGATGTATTCGTGTTATAGAAGTTTCAGAGGCATTAAACTCCTCCATATGTACCATGCGTTGCTGGTCAGATGGCAATCTTTTTATATCTCCGCAACCAGACAGATTGAGTGATTTCAGACTTGATGGGACTGGAATACTCCGAAGCCACCTGCAGCCAGACAGATTAATCGTAATAGGGCATTTCAAATGCGTACTCGGTATGGCCAGATACATTAACGCCGTTCCATCTAAATGCAATTCCGAAAAATGACTCATATCTCCATTGATATCTGGAAATCTTTCCAGTTTTGAACATCCTGAAAGAACAAATACTTCTAGAGATTTCAGGCTGATAGAATGAGGAAGGATCTCTAGATCTACACACCCTTTTAAACTCAAAAAGTTCAGATGTTGGAGACGCCCAACTGTTGAATGAACCTCATATAACTTTTCACAACCTTCAAGGTTCAGTTTCTTAAGATTTGGAACCCCATTCAAGTCAGGGATCTTCTTCAAGTCTTGGCAGTAGGAAAGATTGAGTTCTATCAGGTTTCTCAAACAAAACTGCATGCACGTGTAAAAGAGAGTAATTAGATAAATATCCAAAagagaagttcttgaaaccACTATTGAACTCGACAATCAAACACAACGCATGTATATACAGGTAGACATTAAAAAAATCGATTGGTCCTTaacatgagagagagagagaaacctTAAGAAGTTCAGGAAAGATTCCATCCTCCTCTGATTTTCGACAGTTTATAAAACTCAAGCCCTTCTGAGGCGAACGACCACGTACATCCAAATTTCTAAGACTTTCTGGAAGATCTCTTGACAACAACTGCAACTTGATACACTTATACAGAGAAATTTCTGTAAGCTCAGAAAGCTGAGAGATGCTCTTAGGTATGGTGGAAAAGTTGTTCTCGCTTAAATCCAGACTCTGTAGTGAGAATAAATCACCAATGTCATCAGGGATTGCTCCTTCTGCAAGATTACATCCACCTAGGTTTAGTGTTGTCAGAGATCTCAAACCTGAGAACTTTTTTGGCAACTCTAAACCTGTGAATCCAGTGCAGCCATGAAATACAATAATTTAAGATTCTTGAGGAGACAAATGGACTTGGGCACTTTTTTTATAGCAGTATAACACGCATCAAGCTCCTCCAGGTACTCCAAGCAGCCTATGTTATCCGGCAGATTCTCCATACTTGAGCACAGTGACAGATACAGAAATTTCATTGATGTCAAACTACTACATAGGATGCTTGGAAGTTCGTGAAGGTTCCTACAGCCACTTAGATTTAGCAAAACAAGGCCCTTCAAAAACTGGATTGATACAGGAAGCTCCTGTATAGCCGTGCCATTTAAATAAAGTTCTGCTAACGCATCCATGTTCTCCACAAACTCTGGAAattgtttgagttttgaaCATCCAGAGAGAATAAAAATTCGAAGAGATGTCATGCTGATGGAGTAGGGAAGGCTCTCTAGACTTGCGCAACCCTTCAGATTCAATAAATCCAGTTTCTTGAGAGCCCCAACTGATGGGTGAACTACTGATAACTCAGTACAACCTTCAAGGATCAATCTCTCAAGATTTGGAACCTTACTGAAGTCTGGGGTCGTGGCTAAAGATTGGCAGTGAGAAAGATCCATGAGTATTAGCTTTTCAAGAGATAGCTGTTACATAATACGAAAAGGAAAAAGTGAGAGACATTGGAAAAATTAACACATCGATCTTGGAAGAAAAGTCAACAGGTGTAAAAAAACATAGAGGACAAACCCAAAGCAAGAATATACCGTGCCATTCCATAGTTGTTTAATGCGGCTGTTAGGCATCTTGATTTCAACCAGATTCTCTGATGTAAACTCAGATGGCAGAAATTCTAGAGGACACTCGTGCCATTCCAGAAGTCGTAACTTTTTAGAGACGTATCTAAATTGCACATCGGGAAAGTTCACATTATAAATCTTCAGCAATCGCAAGTTGCTCAAGTTTGAGAACGGGTCATCCTTTAAAGACATTATTTCTTTTTCAGGCAAGCTTAAGAATAAGCCTTCAACAGCATTTGTCCCCTATACAAAAAACAGGGGAAGTTGATTAAATTATAGTTTGTAACATATATTTATCCTATAAGCAATGATATATTTAGAGGCGTAAATAAACTACGCAAACAGACTATTGACTCTTATCTCTTACCTGATTGTTCACGACCATGTTACAGGCATCTTCAAAACGCCATGAACTTCTGCCTGCGTTGTCGTCAAGCCACAACCTGCAGCGTTCACCCGGAGTATAAGATTTGTTACAAACAATATGCCAACCCAACCACCGTAGTAAATCATGCATCCACAGTTTACCCCTTTGAATTTTAATCAGAGACTTCTCGACGAGGTGTTTCTATTCCATATTCGAAAGTAAAGCCACAACCATTTAGTATCTTTCCTACACGAGACTTATCCTCGCCATTGAAGAAGCAAGCAATGTCTAGAAAGATCTCTTTATCTGTATCCTCTAATCCATCAAAACTTATTTGAAGCACCTTTAAAATGCCTTTATCCAGATCTTTATCATGTCTATCCAGTACCTCTGACCATATTTCTGCCTTTCTCCCAGACAAGTGTGACCCTAAAACTTTAAGAGCTAAAGGAAGGCCATCAGCATACTTTAGAAATCTCTTGGACAGCTCTTCAAACCCATATGGTGGATCGTTTTTCTTGAAGGCTTTCTGACACAATAGCTGAGAAGCTTCCTCCTCATTCAGTTTTTCAATCTCATATATTTTATCTTCTCGAACAAGGCACTCTGTCAATGTGCGCCTATCTCTAGTTGTTATAATGAGCCGGCTCCCTGAAGCCCAGGAATTCTCTTCATCCTGCATCCCCGGTGCTAAACCTTTGAGTTCATCGAGTTCATCAACATTATCTAGAACGATTAGCACCTTTTTCTTGTACAGTACCCTCTTTAACATCTTGATCCCTCTTCCAACAGTGTCTATATTGATGTCGCTGTCCCCGAAAAAGGATCCACAGAGAAGTTTTTGCAACTCGACTAGAGCTTCTTTTTCAGAATACGAGCTACCGTTGGAAATGGAAACAAAACCGCTAACATCAAATCGTTCATCACGCTTCATCTTATAGAAGACTTCTTTTGCCAGAGTTGACTTACCACTGCCCCCCATCCCCCAAATTCCAACGGCAAAAACATCACTTGACCTTAGATCCAAGTAAGACTCCATCATCTCAATACGCGCATCCATTCCAATTAAATCTGTGTCCGGCTCGTATAACACTGAATAGCATATGTCCCAAATCCTTTTAGCTATTTCCTGAATAACTTCAGATTCTCCCCTAAAAATTGACAAACAATTGCGTACTATTACTTAACAGTTCCTCACCTATAACTGGAAACATAGAACAATTGTATATTGATACTAGAAATCAACACGTCAACGTATTTCCTACTATGGCTATATCAAACTAACTTCAGTTAAACAAGAAAAGTGACTATAGAATTACCGATTATATGTCACATGCCATCCGGAGAGATTGACTACCTCCTTCAAAGCTTCCCTCCAATTATCAACCTTGGTGATATTGTCCTTGAAATTGGTCTGGTGCTCAGCAAATGCCTCGCCGTAGTTCCCAGTCTGCTTCCTGATCTCAGATGGCTCCACATGATAAAAAACAGGAAGAACTTCCAGTCCCCTCAGCTTATTGCATTTAACAATATGAGCCAGCTCATCAAGACACCAACTTGAAGTTGCATAGTTAGGCGAAAGAACCGCAACCACAAATCTGGACTCTTCAATTGCTTTCAGAAGCTCCGGCGAGATGGATTTCCCTTTCTGAAGCTTCTCCGTATCTCTAAATACGTTGATTCCTCTCTGATTCAACGCATAGTGCAAATGGTCCGTGAAACTATTCCGGGAGTCCTCTCCCCTAAAACTGAGGAACACGTCATATTTCCAAGTAGAGGGTGAaacagatgatgatgaagaaggcaCTGTTTGGGTGTTGGACGAAGATGACGAAGGCATATCCATATCAAGTTAGATGATGAAGCTACTAGCTTTGGTATTGTCTAGGTGGAACTGGTAGATGCACACTTTCATGTTCCGCTGGATGAAGAACAAAGGAAGACGAATACGCGTTTACCAGGAAATCAATAAAAACTTTCATTACTAGCTAGGAAGCAGATCTACTCAATCAAAATGAGTTGACCTTGACGTGCTAGCCAGCACATTCCAAAGCTGTAACTAAGTCAGTActttggaaatgtaaaaatatataaataaatatccatgttcataataattataacaatCATTAAATTATCATTGCAAGCCCTTCATTCTACCAATTTTTTAAGATGTAGGTTGCAGCCGGGACTTTTATATGTAAATTGTTTTtctattacaaaaaaaaaatatatatatatatacggataTAGAACCACCGATTTACAGAAATGCCAACTGAAGCTGATACATCAAATCCCAAAAAATCTCTGAATGATATATACCACTTCACCAGCAGTAATACTACATATTGCACCCTACTTACAAAAGAACATATTTACCGCGTAGATGCAAACTtctgtacaaaaaaaaaatgtaaacaaGAACCACAGTGACAAAAGCTAATTACATGATGAGAATGAATTAATAGGTGATCGAGATTGGAGAGTTAAACTACTTATGTAGAGTCAGAATCACTAAAATAAAGTACTAAACTAGCCCAATGACTAATTCTCAGAAAAGAAATCCTGCTCGAGGGATTCACACCCATACCTAAACCACTCGGACGTTTCATTTCCGCAATCGTAAATCTAAATCCAATACAAAAGAATACGAATTTCTGGGGGCATAATAGAAGGGTTAAGATGGAACCTTCTTTCTCCGCGGTGGCGATCAATCGCGTTCCGGCGTTCGACTGTGGCGGGCGGCTGATTTGAGATTTGCATATAACCTGGGTATTTATAAGCAAACTACCTGCTTTAAACTAGAGCCGTTGGATTCACTTCTCTCCAATCTGACGGCCCCGAGACAAATAAGGTATGAAGCTACCACCACATACGGACAgtaacaatcacaaaagaacaCGGCGGTAAACACAGAGGGGCAAAATTGCCTTTTAAAGCATAGCTAATATTACTTATTGCCGTAAGTACAGCTGCTGAGATAAATGGGTGGTAACGTTACATTACTCGACATGTGAAATTGGATTGTTCACTACATCACAGGATCTATAACTGGCCAGTGGAATTGAACGCG
This genomic interval from Argentina anserina chromosome 1, drPotAnse1.1, whole genome shotgun sequence contains the following:
- the LOC126784225 gene encoding LOW QUALITY PROTEIN: disease resistance protein RPV1-like (The sequence of the model RefSeq protein was modified relative to this genomic sequence to represent the inferred CDS: deleted 1 base in 1 codon), whose translation is MDMPSSSSSNTQTVPSSSSSVSPSTWKYDVFLSFRGEDSRNSFTDHLHYALNQRGINVFRDTEKLQKGKSISPELLKAIEESRFVVAVLSPNYATSSWCLDELAHIVKCNKLRGLEVLPVFYHVEPSEIRKQTGNYGEAFAEHQTNFKDNITKVDNWREALKEVVNLSGWHVTYNRGESEVIQEIAKRIWDICYSVLYEPDTDLIGMDARIEMMESYLDLRSSDVFAVGIWGMGGSGKSTLAKEVFYKMKRDERFDVSGFVSISNGSSYSEKEALVELQKLLCGSFFGDSDINIDTVGRGIKMLKRVLYKKKVLIVLDNVDELDELKGLAPGMQDEENSWASGSRLIITTRDRRTLTECLVREDKIYEIEKLNEEEASQLLCQKAFKKNDPPYGFEELSKRFLKYADGLPLALKVLGSHLSGRKAEIWSEVLDRHDKDLDKGILKVLQISFDGLEDTDKEIFLDIACFFNGEDKSRVGKILNGCGFTFEYGIKHLVEKSLIKIQRGKLWMHDLLRWLGWHIVCNKSYTPGERCRLWLDDNAGRSSWRFEDACNMVVNNQGTNAVEGLFLSLPEKEIMSLKDDPFSNLSNLRLLKIYNVNFPDVQFRYVSKKLRLLEWHECPLEFLPSEFTSENLVEIKMPNSRIKQLWNGTLSLEKLILMDLSHCQSLATTPDFSKVPNLERLILEGCTELSVVHPSVGALKKLDLLNLKGCASLESLPYSISMTSLRIFILSGCSKLKQFPEFVENMDALAELYLNGTAIQELPVSIQFLKGLVLLNLSGCRNLHELPSILCSSLTSMKFLYLSLCSSMENLPDNIGCLEYLEELDACYTAIKKVPKSICLLKNLKLLYFMAALDSQV
- the LOC126784244 gene encoding uncharacterized protein LOC126784244, producing the protein MEVQVCGSRLLFERDLPDLIHSLAAAAGTLGEKHVVAQPCSGAHIRVVEDPINEAQVVDRCEIKKTTENKKGIAKSSDNRVEGSIQVLPEQASTSSVKRLQNYKGYFQQNQGSIEFNILFHSRGCLFENRDNQEYAAEEDTTSLLNHLCVMVETLVYGTYTSLEWRRCLELLLQHSKTASISNRRYALPALKHFNPSSTYNICLSHELPLFFISGRYSNGSRVEMSLPPKLCDDNNWRGLVICAKFTVNDRVPLPSVVKLLCHLRSKDYCLNPIPMCSITKVKLLEHLYRGGFVWVTYIPRVFLLEFNAISDVVARMYSNCPILKAGSCGIHLLHRQEEESFRKVITGCCTSFFDDLPRIRDIAVPETLQIGRKWKGGNFPMLEGQIKEFDRDSIYNAIPRTCLSIPSWFGCYTPLTRRQGSYFEWMREWELKLQLPAPSLRSDKSWIGLALCASFYNFSPAQNSASYLFGCRLRTIINDLTSNNEYRILMTPEELKWHSLAAHHHRSRKFLWLSYIPRSWFLHQLNGESALFADLSAYAGISADCCEARYRFVYEHDVEEFKQHCADLHQSVPENDTLD